A single Hyperolius riggenbachi isolate aHypRig1 chromosome 12, aHypRig1.pri, whole genome shotgun sequence DNA region contains:
- the LOC137540967 gene encoding uncharacterized protein: protein MTTFSLIPSLLLEAGTLIMANISVFRFMELDAAINPNIDQAKALRVKKKKNSEQHKKYDEHKSHSDQRRRSRERSFHYIDPRNSYHYSSRDYLRDRDRYYRSRSISRRRSRSPVSHFPQTCWVCDLPTISGKKLCATCLSNAVGRKQEESREALDLIRRVVSEELLRVPVEQQSTGLADEFFVPRPSQRSRAGVPNHRAAAHCRSVGSFPPGCGRSGLLPLPPRPPLLLPYEQAAASFLIIPRRRSPLISTSYYSSASCGCCREGRKQGSGFL, encoded by the exons TGTTTTTCGCTTCATGGAGTTGGATGCTGCTATTAACCCCAATATAGATCAGGCAAAAGCCCTCAG agtgaagaaaaagaaaaattcagAGCAACATAAAAAGTATGATGAACACAAGTCACATTCAGATCAGCGAAGAAGATCTCGGGAACGATCCTTTCATTACATTGATCCAAGAAATTCATATCATTACTCATCACGTGATTACTTAAGAGATCGGGACAGATATTACAGATCTCGAAGTATATCTAGGAGAAGATCAAGATCACCTGTCTCTCATTTCCCTCAAACCTGTTGGGTGTGTGATCTTCCTACCATATCAGGAAAAAAGCTATGTGCTACTTGCTTATCGAATGCTGTTGGCAGGAAACAGGAAGAATCAAGAGAAGCACTAGACTTAATTAGAAGAGTAGTGAGTGAGGAACTTTTGAGAGTTCCTGTGGAACAACAATCGACAGGCTTGGCGGATGAGTTTTTTgttcctaggccttcacaaaggtctagagcaggggtccccaaccaccgggccgcggcccactgccggtccgttggcagttttcCACCGGGCTGCGGCAGGTCTGGCCTCttgcccctccccccgcggccgccgctcctgttaccttatgagcaggcggccgcttcctttcttataatccccaggcgccgctctcctcttatcagcacctcctattacagcagcgcatcTTGCGGCTGCTGTagggagggaaggaagcagggcagcggcttcctgtag